In the genome of Streptomyces racemochromogenes, one region contains:
- the fxsT gene encoding FxSxx-COOH system tetratricopeptide repeat protein: MTGTAMRQDRDGAAPAQRFVISFAGFNRPWAVWIAHRLEEHGHRVVLQRWDPQSSPGGLTEALDDLARAGGRILVVLSERYFSAGTHTDEEWNTALRTVTASHPDRFAAVCLTDAPLPSAVAALEKTDLWGLDAYEAEYRVLRRLDLPTDRIGTESGRRGPRFPNDPPEIWGRVPRRNPRFTGRNDVIGRLRDALTEAPPGASTVTLLGLSGVGKTQVATEYAYRFASEYDVVWWVPAEDRPTLRERLADLAPALGLPRGAGSYGEQIRAVLEALRRGTPYHRWLMVFDGCDNPDDLTDLLPSGAGDVIITSRNREWAARHTSLVEVPLYARPESVTFIRRRARRLTGEEADQLAEALEDYPLALDQTAGWLADSPLGVGEYLTLLQHRLDSHEAVTLSDDYPLPFPTALAILLNNVRENFPDALALLRLFVFFAPGRVPLRLLREFPADGVPEHLAGILNDQIRWNAALNKLVQFSVVRLEYSDLSVEEGGGLETVQLHRMVHNIVRENLAEDESDQLSRAVRQVLAAADPGRPTDSRLWPRYAELIPHLDHAGVLTSSNPRIQNFLLHCLRYLMLAGEYRTCLRLSEQTDAVWRAMLGDDHDQVRELSYHYGGALRMLGRFRQAETLARSVADRLLAERGDRDLETLRATSTYAGVLLSTAKFDEARELLEHAFATYRELLGEDDATTLNAQNNVAVALRLLGRYQEAYDTDLDTLRRRERVLRVRHIATLSSGIGCAMGLRLMGRYREALARQEQGLKLHVQVLGANHPQTLRAEHNLGQCLRRTGDIPGAGSRLRSVLERSTRVFGAEFPWTLMVASDYATYLREYGDIEEARRISEEVVRGYQSQLGLAHPYSIGTVGNLALVLRAQGERSAALNLAEQALVGMRGALGDHHPWTLGCALNATGHRNITGRLDAALELSRETLRGAERVLGPDHPMALSAQIALAADLRAVREDAEASKHEEAGLKALTRTLGPQHVHTVSARQQTRPYWDFEPQP; encoded by the coding sequence GGTACCGCCATGCGTCAGGACCGCGACGGAGCCGCCCCCGCGCAGCGCTTCGTCATCAGCTTCGCGGGCTTCAACCGCCCCTGGGCGGTGTGGATCGCCCACCGTCTGGAGGAACACGGCCACCGCGTCGTCCTCCAGCGCTGGGACCCGCAGAGCAGTCCCGGCGGACTCACCGAGGCCCTCGACGACCTGGCCCGCGCCGGCGGCCGGATCCTCGTCGTCCTCAGCGAGCGCTACTTCTCCGCCGGCACCCACACCGACGAGGAGTGGAACACCGCCCTGCGCACCGTCACCGCCTCCCACCCCGACCGGTTCGCCGCCGTCTGCCTCACCGACGCCCCGCTGCCCAGCGCCGTCGCCGCCCTGGAGAAGACCGACCTGTGGGGCCTGGACGCCTACGAGGCCGAATACCGCGTACTGCGCCGCCTGGACCTCCCGACCGACCGCATCGGCACCGAGAGCGGCCGCCGCGGCCCCCGCTTCCCCAACGACCCGCCCGAGATCTGGGGCCGCGTCCCGCGCCGCAACCCCCGCTTCACCGGCCGCAACGACGTCATCGGCCGCCTGCGCGACGCCCTCACCGAGGCCCCGCCCGGCGCCTCCACCGTCACCCTGCTCGGCCTCTCCGGCGTCGGCAAGACCCAGGTCGCCACCGAGTACGCCTACCGCTTCGCCTCCGAGTACGACGTCGTCTGGTGGGTCCCCGCCGAGGACCGGCCCACCCTGCGCGAACGCCTCGCCGACCTCGCCCCCGCGCTCGGCCTGCCCCGCGGCGCCGGCAGCTACGGCGAGCAGATCCGGGCCGTACTGGAGGCCCTGCGGCGCGGAACCCCCTACCACCGCTGGCTCATGGTCTTCGACGGCTGCGACAACCCCGACGACCTCACCGACCTCCTGCCCTCCGGCGCCGGCGACGTCATCATCACCTCCCGCAACCGCGAATGGGCCGCCCGGCACACCAGCCTCGTCGAAGTCCCCCTCTACGCCCGCCCCGAGTCCGTCACCTTCATCCGCCGCCGCGCCCGCCGCCTCACCGGCGAGGAGGCCGACCAGCTCGCCGAAGCCCTGGAGGACTACCCCCTCGCCCTCGACCAGACCGCCGGCTGGCTCGCCGACTCCCCGCTCGGCGTCGGCGAGTACCTCACCCTCCTCCAGCACCGCCTCGACTCCCACGAGGCCGTCACCCTCTCCGACGACTACCCGCTGCCCTTCCCGACCGCCCTGGCCATACTCCTCAACAACGTCCGCGAGAACTTCCCCGACGCCCTCGCCCTGCTGCGGCTCTTCGTCTTCTTCGCCCCCGGCCGCGTCCCGCTGCGCCTGCTGCGCGAGTTCCCCGCCGACGGCGTCCCCGAACACCTCGCCGGCATCCTCAACGACCAGATCCGCTGGAACGCCGCCCTCAACAAACTCGTCCAGTTCTCCGTCGTCCGCCTGGAGTACTCCGACCTCTCCGTCGAGGAGGGCGGCGGTCTGGAAACCGTCCAGCTCCACCGCATGGTCCACAACATCGTCCGCGAGAACCTCGCCGAGGACGAGTCCGACCAGCTCTCCCGCGCCGTCCGCCAGGTCCTCGCCGCCGCCGACCCCGGCCGCCCCACCGACTCCCGGCTCTGGCCCCGCTACGCCGAACTCATCCCCCACCTCGACCACGCCGGCGTCCTCACCAGCAGCAACCCCCGCATCCAGAACTTCCTGCTGCACTGCCTGCGCTACCTGATGCTCGCCGGCGAGTACCGCACCTGCCTGCGCCTGTCCGAACAGACCGACGCCGTCTGGCGCGCCATGCTCGGCGACGACCACGACCAGGTCCGCGAGCTCAGCTACCACTACGGCGGCGCCCTGCGCATGCTCGGCCGCTTCCGGCAGGCCGAGACCCTCGCCCGCTCCGTCGCCGACCGGCTCCTCGCCGAACGCGGCGACCGCGACCTGGAAACCCTCCGCGCCACCAGCACCTACGCCGGAGTCCTCCTCAGCACCGCCAAGTTCGACGAAGCCCGCGAACTCCTGGAACACGCCTTCGCCACCTACCGCGAACTCCTCGGCGAGGACGACGCCACCACCCTGAACGCCCAGAACAACGTCGCCGTCGCCCTGCGCCTCCTCGGCCGCTACCAGGAGGCCTACGACACCGACCTCGACACACTGCGCCGCCGCGAACGCGTCCTGCGCGTCCGGCACATCGCCACCCTCTCCTCCGGCATCGGCTGCGCCATGGGCCTGCGCCTCATGGGCCGCTACCGCGAAGCCCTCGCCCGCCAGGAACAGGGCCTCAAACTCCACGTCCAGGTCCTCGGCGCCAACCACCCCCAGACCCTGCGCGCCGAACACAACCTCGGCCAGTGCCTGCGCCGCACCGGCGACATCCCCGGCGCCGGCTCCCGGCTGCGCAGCGTCCTGGAACGCTCCACCCGGGTCTTCGGCGCCGAGTTCCCCTGGACCCTGATGGTCGCCTCCGACTACGCCACCTACCTGCGCGAGTACGGGGACATCGAGGAAGCCCGCCGGATCTCCGAGGAAGTCGTACGCGGCTACCAGTCACAGCTCGGCCTCGCCCACCCCTACAGCATCGGCACCGTCGGCAACCTCGCCCTCGTGCTGCGCGCCCAGGGCGAGCGCAGCGCGGCCCTGAACCTCGCGGAACAGGCCCTGGTCGGCATGCGCGGCGCCCTCGGCGACCACCACCCCTGGACCCTGGGCTGCGCCCTCAACGCCACCGGCCACCGCAACATCACCGGCCGCCTGGACGCCGCCCTGGAACTCAGCCGGGAGACCCTGCGCGGAGCCGAACGGGTCCTGGGCCCCGACCATCCGATGGCCCTCAGCGCGCAGATCGCCCTCGCGGCGGACCTCCGCGCGGTCCGCGAGGACGCGGAGGCCTCGAAGCACGAGGAAGCCGGCCTCAAGGCGCTCACCCGCACCCTGGGCCCCCAACACGTCCACACGGTCTCGGCCCGCCAGCAGACCCGCCCCTACTGGGACTTCGAGCCCCAGCCGTAG